One Trichosurus vulpecula isolate mTriVul1 chromosome 7, mTriVul1.pri, whole genome shotgun sequence genomic region harbors:
- the LOC118857352 gene encoding 60S ribosomal protein L37a, translated as MAKRTKKVGIVGKYGTRYGASLRKMVKKIEISQHAKYTCSFCGKTKMKRRAVGIWHCGSCMKTVAGGAWTYNTTSAVTVKSAIRRLKELKDQ; from the coding sequence ATGGCTAAACGCACCAAGAAGGTTGGAATTGTTGGTAAATATGGAACACGTTACGGTGCATCCCTcagaaaaatggtgaagaaaattgaaattagccAGCATGCCAAGTATACCTGCTCCTTCTGTGGCAAGACCAAAATGAAGAGACGGGCTGTGGGTATCTGGCATTGTGGATCCTGTATGAAAACTGTAGCTGGTGGTGCATGGACCTACAATACCACCTCTGCAGTCACAGTCAAATCTGCCATCAGAAGACTGAAGGAATTGAAAGACCAGTAA